The following proteins are encoded in a genomic region of Thermoflexus hugenholtzii JAD2:
- a CDS encoding nucleotidyltransferase family protein → MRREAVLEALRRCAERLRAECPAVVAIYLFGSFATGTATPRSDADIVVEIAEEDPALREAVREQAIWIFAEAPVPVEVFVKSAHKLEEGRRTGRGIAGAVAQEGLRLA, encoded by the coding sequence GTGCGGCGGGAGGCGGTTCTGGAGGCGCTGCGCCGCTGCGCTGAGCGGCTGCGGGCGGAGTGCCCCGCGGTCGTCGCCATCTACCTGTTCGGCTCCTTCGCCACGGGGACGGCCACGCCGCGCAGCGATGCGGACATCGTGGTGGAGATCGCCGAGGAAGATCCCGCCCTCCGGGAGGCCGTCCGGGAGCAGGCCATTTGGATCTTCGCCGAGGCGCCAGTGCCGGTGGAGGTGTTCGTGAAATCGGCCCACAAGCTGGAGGAGGGACGTCGGACCGGGCGGGGGATCGCCGGGGCCGTGGCCCAGGAAGGCCTTCGCCTGGCATAG
- a CDS encoding HEPN domain-containing protein, producing MGHRAGDWLTPAAHDLRHAEQALEDGDYDWACFAAHQAAEKAVKAVFLAMGGEGWGYSLTRLLRDLKQQVQIPDALLRAAQRLDKHYIPTRYPNGFDTGAPVDYYTFGEAQQALEDARRIYVFCEQQVRAAGGGSGGAAPLR from the coding sequence ATGGGTCATCGAGCGGGGGACTGGCTGACGCCAGCGGCGCATGACCTCAGGCATGCGGAGCAAGCCCTGGAGGATGGGGACTATGATTGGGCGTGCTTTGCCGCACATCAGGCGGCGGAGAAAGCGGTCAAGGCCGTGTTTCTGGCCATGGGAGGGGAGGGGTGGGGATACTCCCTCACACGTTTGCTCCGCGATCTGAAGCAGCAGGTCCAGATCCCTGACGCTCTCCTCCGCGCGGCCCAGCGTCTGGATAAACACTACATCCCAACCCGCTATCCTAACGGTTTTGACACAGGCGCTCCGGTCGATTACTACACCTTCGGCGAGGCCCAGCAGGCGCTCGAGGATGCGCGACGGATTTACGTATTTTGCGAGCAGCAGGTTCGTGCGGCGGGAGGCGGTTCTGGAGGCGCTGCGCCGCTGCGCTGA
- a CDS encoding DNRLRE domain-containing protein encodes MSRSVAGLAILILFLGGGLFSDIPGGRARERMRPMEDGSPSPSASPTFSIYLPLVLRGAGTAPARQVNVPQLVDPLGAEFSRMAIFWFGKVTPVANYADVRAAYTASELVVYVAIFDRRLWFNPDPSPSTLTSWDAVTLFLHLEGNVGSAPTPSSYRFIGGLSNGDRSGRYQTAEQGTGTGWAARSISFTALAGWRGERLNDDGDDRGWAMTFRIPFASLGRSGPPPEGTVWGLAVMVHDRDDAAGTPIPVTVWPESMNPNVPATWGRIHFGMPVYTPPSARPGGTVTIRHGLNGMVVRDAGIGGYTNCGDGLDYWTQWGETPDPGRPDFNIQNQVDIADWPCFSKYYVIFPLDAIPPGKVILSATLTLYQMGNAGSNPPSSWIQVLTTREDWEERTLTWNRAPLAWENMGGTRVDPVRNWPGWPGIPYTWDVTRAVAEAYAAGQPLRLALYSADGDYHSGKYFVSSDTEDWNAGGRPTLTVQWGDPAP; translated from the coding sequence ATGTCCCGTTCGGTGGCGGGGCTGGCAATTCTGATTCTGTTCCTGGGCGGAGGCCTCTTTTCCGACATCCCGGGCGGGAGAGCCCGGGAGAGGATGCGGCCCATGGAGGACGGTTCTCCCTCTCCATCCGCCAGCCCCACCTTCTCGATCTACCTTCCGCTCGTGCTGCGGGGAGCCGGGACAGCGCCGGCCCGCCAAGTCAATGTGCCTCAGCTTGTCGATCCCCTGGGCGCAGAATTCTCCCGTATGGCCATCTTCTGGTTCGGGAAGGTCACGCCCGTCGCGAACTACGCGGACGTCCGCGCAGCCTACACGGCCTCCGAGCTGGTGGTCTACGTGGCGATCTTCGATCGGCGGCTCTGGTTCAACCCGGACCCCAGCCCCTCTACTCTGACATCGTGGGATGCGGTCACCCTGTTCCTCCATCTGGAGGGTAACGTCGGGAGCGCACCAACCCCTTCCTCGTATCGCTTCATCGGCGGGCTGAGCAACGGGGATCGCTCCGGCCGGTATCAGACGGCGGAGCAGGGCACCGGCACCGGATGGGCGGCCCGATCCATTTCGTTCACCGCCCTCGCTGGCTGGCGGGGGGAGCGCCTGAACGATGACGGAGACGACCGGGGCTGGGCGATGACCTTCCGGATCCCCTTCGCCAGCCTGGGGCGATCCGGCCCGCCACCGGAAGGAACGGTCTGGGGGCTCGCCGTGATGGTCCACGACCGGGATGACGCGGCCGGCACGCCGATTCCGGTCACCGTCTGGCCGGAATCCATGAACCCCAATGTGCCCGCCACGTGGGGGCGGATTCATTTCGGGATGCCCGTCTACACGCCACCTTCCGCCCGACCCGGGGGGACCGTGACCATCCGCCACGGCCTGAACGGCATGGTGGTCCGGGATGCCGGCATCGGGGGATACACGAACTGCGGGGATGGGCTGGATTACTGGACCCAATGGGGTGAGACCCCCGATCCGGGACGGCCGGACTTCAACATCCAGAACCAGGTGGACATCGCGGACTGGCCGTGCTTCTCGAAGTATTATGTGATCTTCCCGCTGGACGCCATCCCTCCGGGCAAGGTGATCCTCTCCGCCACGCTCACGCTCTACCAGATGGGGAACGCCGGATCGAACCCGCCGTCCTCCTGGATCCAGGTCCTGACGACGCGGGAGGACTGGGAAGAGCGGACGCTGACCTGGAACCGCGCGCCGCTGGCCTGGGAGAACATGGGGGGGACGCGAGTGGATCCGGTGCGAAACTGGCCCGGCTGGCCCGGCATTCCTTATACCTGGGATGTGACCCGGGCGGTGGCGGAGGCCTACGCGGCCGGCCAGCCCCTCCGCCTGGCCCTTTATTCCGCCGATGGAGATTACCATTCCGGGAAATACTTCGTCTCTTCGGATACGGAGGATTGGAACGCAGGAGGCCGCCCGACCCTCACGGTGCAGTGGGGAGATCCTGCTCCCTGA